One segment of Carya illinoinensis cultivar Pawnee chromosome 1, C.illinoinensisPawnee_v1, whole genome shotgun sequence DNA contains the following:
- the LOC122304337 gene encoding uncharacterized protein LOC122304337 — translation MAEATHRIAVVTGANKGIGLELCRQLALKGIMVVLTARNEKRGVEAVEKLKKFGLSDRVVFHQLDVTDTTSVASLADFIKTRFEKIDILVNNAGILGATADGDAMRAIIRPAKEGDRPVRGSVNMAQTYELAEECLRTNYNGAKLMVEALITLLNLSDSPRIVNVSSYMGKLKEIPNEWAKGVLSDAESLTEERIDMVLNEFLKDLKDGSLEAKGWPAFMPAYILSKAALIAYTRVVAKKYPSLRINCVCPGYVKTDINYNDGVLTVEEGAERVLRLTQLPNEGPSGLFFSRNEVSSVDKIYLEAHPKRIDFKSYFVAQMLPIWLLVNYQGRYDYRFIRPERNRLQNSLWSQKLCSSSSMAEATQRHFVFAVIAVITGANKGIGLELCRQLALKGIMVVLTARNEKRSVEAVEKLKEFGLSDRVVFHQLDVTDTTSVASLADFIKTRFGKLDILVNNAGIIGCTMDGDAFRALGVDLTAEGVEVDWSKIILTQTNEQAQECVETNYYGPKRMVEALITLLQLSDSPRIVNVSSSAGRLKRITNEWAKGVLSDVESLTEERVDGVLNKFMKDFKEGALEDNGWPAYLSAYVAAKVALNGYTRLLAKKYPSFLINCVCPGYVKTDITFNAGFLTVEEGAESLLRLALLPDGVPSGLFFFRNQVSPF, via the exons ATGGCAGAAGCAACTCATAG GATTGCAGTAGTTACAGGCGCAAACAAGGGGATTGGTCTTGAACTATGCAGGCAGTTGGCTTTGAAAGGAATCATGGTGGTGTTGACAGcaagaaatgagaaaagggGTGTCGAAGCTGTGGAGAAGCTGAAAAAGTTTGGGCTCTCAGATCGTGTGGTTTTCCATCAGCTTGATGTGACTGACACTACTAGTGTTGCTTCTCTTGCAGATTTCATCAAAACcagatttgagaaaattgataTCTTG GTGAATAACGCGGGAATTCTTGGAGCTACGGCAGACGGCGATGCGATGAGAGCTATAATTCGGCCTGCAAAG GAAGGAGATCGGCCTGTCCGTGGGAGTGTAAACATGGCTCAAACTTATGAATTAGCTGAAGAATGTCTAAGAACAAACTACAATGGTGCCAAATTGATGGTTGAAGCTCTTATTACCCTTCTCAACTTATCTGATTCCCCAAGAATTGTCAATGTTTCCTCCTACATGGGGAAGTTAAAG GAAATACCAAATGAATGGGCTAAAGGAGTGTTGAGTGATGCTGAAAGCTTGACAGAAGAAAGAATAGATATGGTATTAAATGAGTTTCTAAAAGATTTAAAGGATGGTTCTTTAGAGGCTAAAGGCTGGCCTGCCTTTATGCCTGCCTACATACTTTCAAAAGCAGCTCTGATTGCCTATACAAGAGTTGTAGCCAAGAAGTATCCATCTCTACGCATCAACTGTGTCTGCCCTGGCTATGTCAAGACAGATATAAACTATAATGATGGAGTCTTAACGGTTGAAGAAGGTGCTGAAAGGGTTCTGAGGTTAACACAACTTCCTAATGAAGGTCCTTCTGGCCTCTTCTTTTCACGGAATGAGGTGTCATCTGTTGAT aaaatttaccTCGAAGCACACCCAAAAAGAATAGATTTTAAAAGCTACTTTGTGGCCCAGATGCTCCCAATATGGTTGCTTGTCAATTATCAAGGCAGATATGATTATCGCTTTATCAGGCCAGAAAGGAATAGGTTACAGAATTCTCTTTGGTCTCAGAAACTCTGCAGTTCATCTTCAATGGCAGAAGCAACACAGAGGCACTTTGTTTTTGCTGT GATTGCAGTAATTACAGGCGCAAACAAGGGGATTGGTCTTGAACTATGCAGGCAGTTGGCTTTGAAAGGAATCATGGTGGTGTTGACAGCAAGAAATGAGAAAAGGAGTGTTGAAGCTGTGGAGAAGCTGAAAGAGTTTGGGCTCTCTGATCGTGTGGTTTTCCATCAGCTTGATGTGACTGACACTACTAGTGTTGCTTCTCTTGCAGATTTCATCAAAACCAGATTTGGGAAACTCGATATCTTG GTGAACAATGCAGGGATTATTGGATGTACAATGGATGGCGATGCTTTCAGAGCTTTAGGTGTAGATTTAACG GCCGAAGGAGTAGAGGTTGATTGGAGTAAAATAATTCTGACTCAAACAAATGAACAAGCTCAAGAATGTGTGGAAACAAACTATTATGGTCCCAAGAGGATGGTTGAAGCACTAATTACCCTTCTTCAGTTATCTGATTCACCAAGGATTGTTAATGTTTCCTCCTCGGCAGGGCGGTTAAAG agaaTAACAAATGAATGGGCTAAAGGAGTGTTAAGTGATGTTGAAAGCTTGACAGAAGAAAGAGTGGATGGCGTTTTGAATAAATTCATGAAAGATTTCAAGGAAGGTGCATTGGAAGACAATGGCTGGCCTGCCTATTTGTCTGCATATGTAGCTGCAAAAGTAGCTTTGAATGGCTACACAAGACTTTTGGCCAAGAAGTATCCATCTTTTCTCATCAACTGCGTCTGTCCTGGCTATGTCAAGACTGATATAACCTTCAATGCTGGGTTCTTAACAGTGGAAGAAGGTGCTGAAAGTCTTCTCAGGTTGGCACTGCTTCCTGACGGAGTTCCTTCTGGCCTTTTCTTCTTTCGAAATCAAGTGTCTCCTTTTTGA
- the LOC122304201 gene encoding uncharacterized protein LOC122304201 — translation MVSEEPISTESPIQATTMSSPSDQNPNFTLNTQPPSAADKPLIALNITAQINEKLTPSTFPQWHAQFEALFIGYDLLDYVEGTLRCASSAGTAADELHKTHWVRQDKLILSAILASTSPSITPLIATTKTSHEAWKKLKNLYASQSRTHAMQLKEELTLIQCGNRSITEYLHAVKALANEITIIDHSVLDDDLTLYVLNGLGPYFREIATPIRARETSLTFEELHDLLVGHEAYLRHLEAATQQLVASANFTKTK, via the coding sequence atggtatcagaagaGCCAATCTCTACCGAGTCACCGATCCAAGCCACTACCATGTCTTCCCCATCTGatcaaaatccaaattttaCTCTCAACACCCAACCTCCTTCCGCAGCCGATAAACCACTCATTGCTCTCAACATCACTGCCCAAATCAATGAAAAGTTAACTCCCTCCACCTTTCCTCAATGGCATGCTCAATTTGAAGCACTCTTTATTGGTTACGATTTACTCGACTATGTCGAAGGCACCCTTCGGTGTGCCTCTTCCGCTGGTACCGCCGCTGATGAGCTACACAAGACCCACTGGGTTCGACAGGATAAATTAATCCTGAGTGCTATTTTAGCATCTACATCCCCTTCAATCACCCCCCTCATTGCTACGACAAAGACCTCCCATGAAGCTTGGAAAAAGCTTAAAAATTTATATGCTAGCCAATCCCGAACTCATGCTATGCAGTTAAAGGAAGAACTCACCTTAATCCAGTGTGGAAATCGGTCAATCACAGAATATCTTCATGCTGTGAAGGCCTTGGCTAATGAAATAACCATTATTGATCATTCAGTTTTGGATGATGACTTAACCCTTTATGTGTTGAATGGTTTAGGTCCATATTTTCGAGAGATAGCAACGCCTATTCGAGCCCGAGAAACATCACTAACCTTTGAGGAGTTGCACGACCTTCTGGTTGGACATGAAGCATATCTACGGCACTTGGAAGCTGCAACGCAGCAACTGGTTGCTTCTGCAAATTTCACAAAGACGAAGTAG